One window from the genome of Hydra vulgaris chromosome 02, alternate assembly HydraT2T_AEP encodes:
- the LOC136076049 gene encoding histone-lysine N-methyltransferase SETMAR-like: MATQPTIIQSCLLYEFKLGRNATQAAKNICTAFGEGTVSERTAQKWFQRFSSGDESIEDLPRSGRPLLVDEDELKDAVESDSSQTCQELAVRFAVSVETIRLHLHAIGKAWKLSRWVPHKLSIDNKKQRLTICTSLLSRHNVEPFLDRLLTCDEKWIVYNNTKRCYHWLSPDDPIPKTPKPNLYERKVLLCIWWTTAGVVHYELLPTGQTITGLVYSAQLQRVHDLLLVKQPALVHRRGVLLLHDNARPHTARVTQDKLQSLGWESLPHPPYSPDLSPTDFHFFLSLGNHLKGQQFRDQDAIEMELKAFIDSKDREFFRSGINKLVLR, from the coding sequence ATGGCAACCCAACCAACGATTATTCAATCTTGCTTACTTTACGAGTTCAAACTTGGAAGGAATGCAACTCAAGCGGCTAAAAACATCTGCACAGCATTTGGAGAAGGTACAGTAAGTGAACGCACAGCACAGAAGTGGTTTCAGCGATTTTCTTCGGGAGATGAGTCCATCGAAGACCTGCCGCGTTCTGGACGCCCATTGTTGGTTGATGAGGATGAACTGAAGGACGCTGTCGAGTCTGACTCCAGCCAAACTTGCCAAGAACTTGCAGTGAGGTTTGCTGTGAGTGTTGAAACCATCCGCCTGCATCTGCATGCGATTGGGAAAGCGTGGAAGCTGAGTCGGTGGGTTCCGCACAAATTGTCGATCGACAACAAGAAGCAACGGCTTACGATCTGCACATCACTCTTATCACGCCACAACGTTGAGCCTTTTCTTGATCGTTTATTGACATGCGACGAAAAATGGATTGTGTACAACAATACCAAGCGTTGCTACCATTGGTTGTCCCCCGATGACCCCATCCCAAAGACACCCAAGCCCAATCTCTACGAGCGGAAGGTTTTGCTCTGCATTTGGTGGACTACAGCTGGTGTGGTGCATTACGAGCTGCTCCCAACAGGCCAAACCATTACTGGACTGGTCTACTCAGCACAGCTGCAACGAGTTCACGATCTGTTGCTTGTAAAGCAGCCTGCACTGGTGCACAGGAGAGGAGTTCTGCTTCTCCACGACAACGCGAGACCGCACACCGCTCGCGTGACTCAGGACAAGCTCCAAAGCCTTGGTTGGGAGAGTTTGCCTCATCCACCATACTCGCCAGACCTCTCCCCTACTGATTTCCATTTTTTCCTTTCCCTGGGAAATCATTTAAAAGGACAGCAGTTCCGAGACCAGGACGCGATTGAAATGGAGTTGAAAGCTTTTATAGACTCAAAGGACCGAGAATTTTTTAGAAGTGGAATAAATAAGCTTGTTTTACGTTGA